The sequence below is a genomic window from Acidobacteriota bacterium.
GGAGAGTACGCGCAGAAAATTTCTGCATCTTACAGCTGCCGGCATTGCTGGCGCAGCGGCCGGGGCGGCTACAACATCGTCAGCGCAGGATCCACCTAGAACATCTCCGGCTCCTGGTGCGCCGGGCGTTCAAACTTTCTTTGACGTTCGTGCTTTCGGAGCCAAGGGCGATGGCACTACCGTAGATACTCCAGCAATTAATAAAGGTATTGAAGCCGTAGCCGCCGCGGGAGGAGGAACTCTACATTTTCCCGCGGGCACTTATCTTTCCTACACCATTCGTCTCAAGAGCAAAGTTGCCCTTTATCTCGATCAAGGAACCACCATCCTTGCTGCGGAGACCGGACCTGGCGGCCAATACGACGCGGCGGAGCCGAACCAGTGGGATCATTATCAGGATTATGGCCACAGCCACTGGCGCAACAGTCTCATTTGGGGAGAGGACATTCACGACTTTTCCATCATCGGTCCTGGCCTCATCTGGGGAAAAGGTCTTAGCCGCGGTACCCGTCAGGGGCCACGAGCTGAGGATCCCGGCGTAGGGAACAAGGCGATCTCGCTAAAGAACTGTCATAACGTCATCCTTCGCGATTTTTCCATTCTGCACGGGGGCCATTTCGGGATCTTGGCCACAGGAGTGGACAACTTCACGATCGACAATCTAATGGTCGATACAAATCGCGATGGCATCGATATCGATTGCTGCCGCAACGTGCGCGTCATCAACTGCAGCGTAAACTCTCCTTGGGATGACGGAATCTGCCTAAAGAGTTCCTTCGGTCTTGGATATGCGCGCGCCACAGAAATGGTCACGATCAGCGATTGCCTGCTCACAGGAAGTTTCGAAGAAGGAACCTTGCTCGACGGCACTTGCAAGCCGTTTCCGGCTGACGCAAACATTCCCCGAAACGGCCGCATTAAATTTGGCACGGAATCCAATGGCGGTTTCAAGCGCATCACCATCACGAATTGTGTATTCGATGGTTGTAGAGGCCTTGCGCTTGAGGCGGTTGATGGAGCCATCCTGGAAGACATATCGGTTACAAACATCAGCATGCGCGATATCGTCGATGGCCCGATTTTCATCCGCCTCGGCGATCGCATGCGCGGGCCTGAGGGCGTTCCGGTCGGAGCGTTGCGGCGGGTGATTATCAACAACATCGTTTGCTCTAACGCCGCATCGAACATTTCTTCCCTTTTCAGTGGACTCCCTGGACATCCAATTGAGGAGTTGAAACTGAGTAACATCTTGATTGAGCACCGCGGCGGAGGTACCCCGGCGCAGGCGACGCTGCAGCCGCCCGAGGAAGAGCGAGAGCGGTATCCGGAGCCAAAAAGGTTCGGAGATACCCCATCTCACGGATTCTTCATTCGCCACGTAAACGGAATCGAGATGAGCGATGTGAAGATTCTCGTGCAGCGTGAGGATGCACGTCCGGCATTTGTCCTGGAGGATGTGCGTGGCGCCGATTTCTTTCGCATTAAGATTCCGAAAACGGCCAATACATCCACATTCGCATTAAAAGCCGTCGAAGACTTTAACGTGGGCCAATGTAATAACGTGTCTGACACTCACATCGACAAAGCCGAAAACAAGAAATTGTAGAAATTTTTGTAAGGTCATCAATATGGGATTCATTTCTGAAAACTTTCTGCTGAGGACAAAAGCCGCCCGCCATCTGTATCGTGAGTACGCTGCCGATCAGCCGATCCTGGATTATCACTGCCATC
It includes:
- a CDS encoding exo-poly-alpha-D-galacturonosidase, producing MHLTAAGIAGAAAGAATTSSAQDPPRTSPAPGAPGVQTFFDVRAFGAKGDGTTVDTPAINKGIEAVAAAGGGTLHFPAGTYLSYTIRLKSKVALYLDQGTTILAAETGPGGQYDAAEPNQWDHYQDYGHSHWRNSLIWGEDIHDFSIIGPGLIWGKGLSRGTRQGPRAEDPGVGNKAISLKNCHNVILRDFSILHGGHFGILATGVDNFTIDNLMVDTNRDGIDIDCCRNVRVINCSVNSPWDDGICLKSSFGLGYARATEMVTISDCLLTGSFEEGTLLDGTCKPFPADANIPRNGRIKFGTESNGGFKRITITNCVFDGCRGLALEAVDGAILEDISVTNISMRDIVDGPIFIRLGDRMRGPEGVPVGALRRVIINNIVCSNAASNISSLFSGLPGHPIEELKLSNILIEHRGGGTPAQATLQPPEEERERYPEPKRFGDTPSHGFFIRHVNGIEMSDVKILVQREDARPAFVLEDVRGADFFRIKIPKTANTSTFALKAVEDFNVGQCNNVSDTHIDKAENKKL